From Rutidosis leptorrhynchoides isolate AG116_Rl617_1_P2 chromosome 3, CSIRO_AGI_Rlap_v1, whole genome shotgun sequence, a single genomic window includes:
- the LOC139900158 gene encoding uncharacterized protein: MMWLTNEGKVVDFSTKHVWEDLRNNRPVIPWHCVIWFTQANPKHAFIMWLVILNRLATQDRMQVWYPNQVYHCALCNGTRDSVDHIFFQCPYASTVWYKMKLLLLFKGLPNKFKVVIEKLMIYPSSKQIWNVVNRLMVAAVTDFLWQERNWRLFKHKSRTEDELCKVVTEYMRMKLLTLKVKHTQAVKKLESIWDLQWRNGKLHLK; the protein is encoded by the coding sequence ATGATGTGGCTCACAAATGAAGGTAAAGTTGTGGATTTTTCCACTAAGCATGTATGGGAAGACTTAAGAAATAATAGGCCTGTTATTCCTTGGCATTGTGTTATTTGGTTTACTCAAGCTAACCCTAAGCATGCATTCATTATGTGGTTAGTTATCCTGAATAGATTGGCTACACAGGATAGAATGCAGGTGTGGTAtccaaatcaagtgtatcattgtGCTTTGTGTAATGGGACTAGAGATTCTGTTGATCACATCTTTTTTCAATGCCCATATGCTTCAACTGTATGGTATAAGATGAAGTTACTGCTACTGTTTAAAGGTTTGCCAAATAAATTCAAAGTAGTGATTGAGAAGTTAATGATATATCCTTCATCAAAGCAAATCTGGAATGTGGTTAACAGATTAATGGTTGCTGCTGTGACCGATTTCTTGTGGCAAGAAAGGAATTGGAGGCTTTTCAAGCATAAAAGTAGAACTGAAGATGAATTATGCAAAGTGGTTACTGAATATATGAGAATGAAATTGTTGACTTTGAAAGTCAAACACACGCAGGCTGTAAAGAAGCTGGAAAGCATTTGGGATTTGCAATGGAGAAATGGAAAATTGCATTTGAAGTAA
- the LOC139900159 gene encoding aspartic proteinase-like protein 1: protein MLINIQQSSVAVYAIVDDPSTIMLCPPHSGSSRHTVFLPLFRSLPNSSFSGDVNYRRRLQNDTDHLPNSRMDLHDGLLVNGYYSTRLWIGSPPQRFALIVDTGSSVTYVPCSTCKQCGTHQDPWFDPESSSTYEPVKCNTKCLCGNDKKQCIYERQYAEKSSSSGVLGEDIISFGYQSDLSPQRATFGCENKETGDIYRQHADGIMGLGRGDLSLVDQLVDKGVISDSFSLCYGGMDVGGGAMVLGGISPPPGMVYTYSNPIRSPYYNVELEELHVAGKRLHLNPDVFNGKHGTVLDSGTTYAYLPEEAFLVFKDAIMKELHFLKQIDGPDRNYNDICFSGAGSDATTLSDTFPSVDMVFGEGHKLSLSPENYLFRHSTIDGAYCLGIFQNGKDPSTLLGAIIGRNMFVMYDRENDKIGFWKTNCSELWARLHSSDSPPSSSNGSRPSPNYPSPPAPMKKPYHISPGSKVANIIFVMSLNIGYSKLEPQITELKQYIAMELDVHISQVNLVDFTSVGNASLTIWSITPLQPAEYMSNPFASHIITRIADDEIYLPRRFGTHRISNWFIESVPNRTWWQKNWVTVIILILVLTFVCAAVYSMWYWRHTHPNRGPYRPVGICGMCEQLNILKSDKVVEKQQSKDDDRHQSVQISTKNLPLVGRPSSGDLFPLIPLLEVLVKKITTFLQLSFQDNKYSDIVNVIKYYITFEEVLKIIKPVIESIIYAEVASNESLQKEFEGMSMSQFVNELRVVLESSPLLICKVYYFVLKVGSLFEKVQTHDMELLELLQSCEELPVELSLPSHTDI from the exons ATGCTGATTAATATTCAACAATCTTCGGTTGCTGTTTACGCGATTGTTGATGATCCATCCACTATTATGCTCTGTCCACCGCATTCCGGTAGCAGTCGTCACACCGTGTTTTTACCTCTCTTTCGTTCTCTGCCTAATTCTAGTTTCTCCGGCGACGTCAATTATCGCCGTCGCCTCCAGAACGATACTGATCATCTCCCTAACTCTCGGATGGATCTTCATGACGGTCTCCTTGTAAACGG GTATTACTCGACGAGGCTATGGATTGGATCGCCACCTCAGAGGTTTGCACTTATAGTTGATACAGGGAGCTCTGTTACATATGTTCCATGTTCTACCTGTAAACAGTGTGGCACGCATCAG GACCCATGGTTTGATCCAGAGTCATCCAGCACATATGAACCTGTGAAATGCAATACTAAATGCTTATGTGGCAATGACAAAAAGCAGTGCATATATGAAAGGCAATATGCTGAAAAGAGTTCTAGCAGTGGTGTCCTTGGTGAGGATATAATATCATTTGGCTACCAGAGTGACCTTTCGCCTCAGCGTGCTACCTTtggttgtgaaaataaggaaacaggAGATATTTACCGTCAACATGCTGATGGGATAATGGGTTTGGGCCGTGGTGATCTTAGTCTAGTTGATCAACTTGTTGATAAAGGGGTGATCAGTGACTCGTTTTCTTTATGTTATGGTGGAATGGATGTCGGTGGCGGTGCCATGGTTCTTGGTGGTATTTCACCCCCTCCTGGGATGGTATATACCTACTCAAACCCTATACGCAG CCCATATTACAACGTTGAGCTGGAGGAGTTACATGTTGCTGGGAAGCGGTTGCATTTGAATCCAGATGTTTTTAATGGAAAACATGGAACAGTCTTAGACAGTGGAACAACATACGCGTACCTACCTGAAGAAGCTTTTCTTGTATTTAAGGATGCT ATCATGAAAGAACTCCATTTTCTCAAACAGATCGATGGTCCAGATCGAAATTATAATGACATTTGCTTTTCTGGTGCTGGAAG TGATGCTACAACGCTTTCGGATACCTTTCCGTCGGTGGACATGGTTTTCGGGGAAGGACATAAGCTGTCACTCTCTCCTGAAAATTACTTATTTCGG CACTCAACCATTGATGGAGCATATTGCCTGGGGATTTTTCAGAACGGAAAGGATCCATCAACTCTTCTTGGAG CCATAATTGGCCGCAATATGTTCGTTATGTATGATCGTGAAAACGACAAGATTGGATTCTGGAAAACTAATTGTTCAGAGCTATGGGCAAGACTTCATTCTTCTGATTCACCTCCTTCTTCATCAAATGGATCACGCCCGAGTCCAAATTATCCTTCTCCCCCAGCTCCAATGAAGAAACCATATCATATTTCTCCAG GGTCTAAGGTTGCAAACATAATATTTGTCATGTCTCTGAATATTGGATATTCTAAGTTGGAACCCCAAATCACTGAGCTTAAACAGTATATTGCAATGGAGCTGGATGTTCACATTTCTCAG GTTAACTTGGTGGATTTTACATCAGTTGGAAATGCCTCCCTTACAATATGGTCTATTACTCCACTACAACCTGCTGAATATATGTCCAATCCATTTGCATCC CATATTATTACTCGCATAGCTGATGATGAGATATACCTTCCTAGACGGTTTGGTACTCATCGGATATCCAATTGGTTTATTGAATCAGTGCCAAATAG AACATGGTGGCAGAAGAACTGGGTTACAGTCATTATATTGATTTTGGTTTTAACATTTGTATGTGCGGCTGTTTATTCAATGTGGTACTGGAGACACACGCACCCAAATAGGGGTCCATATAGGCCGGTAGG TATTTGTGGTATGTGTGAACAACTGAACATTTTGAAAAGTGACAAAGTGGTTGAAAAACAGCAGTCGAAAGATGACGATCGTCACCAGTCGGTCCAAATTTCAACAAAAAATCTGCCATTAGTTGGACGTCCATCTTCAGGTGATCTCTTTCCTCTC ATACCCCTGCTAGAAGTACTAGTTAAAAAAATTACTACTTTTCTTCAACTCTCATTCCAAGATAACAAATATAGTGACATTGTTAATGTTATCAAGTATTACATTACATTTGAAGAAGTATTGAAGATAATTAAGCCTGTGATCGAGTCTATTATTTATGCTGAGGTGGCATCAAATGAATCGTTACAGAAGGAATTTGAAGGCATGAGTATGAGTCAGTTTGTCAATGAACTCAGGGTGGTGCTAGAATCTTCTCCTCTGTTGATATGTAAAGTTTATTACTTT GTTTTGAAGGTTGGATCGTTGTTTGAAAAAGTTCAGACTCATGATATGGAACTCCTTGAACTGCTGCAATCATGTGAAGAACTTCCTGTCGAACTGAGTTTACCGTCACATACGGACATCTAG